A stretch of Paenibacillus sp. URB8-2 DNA encodes these proteins:
- a CDS encoding DUF998 domain-containing protein: MQTVTTKPVTPISQTAARFSWAASVLFLILLVALHVIKPEFDPSWRMVSEYAIGSNGWVMSIAFLSLSISCAALFIAIRSQIRTTGGYIGLTLLLISAAAIACAAFFTIDPITASKDALTTHGNLHGLASMVGNPGLTIAAILISRSLIREQSWSPARRSLLWMSNLIWICLLLMLLTLAVTLLQSGGKFGPNVLIGWPNRLLMAAYCAWLMSVAWHALKLQQRS; encoded by the coding sequence ATGCAAACTGTTACAACTAAGCCTGTAACGCCGATCTCACAAACCGCTGCGCGTTTTTCATGGGCGGCATCCGTCTTGTTCCTGATATTACTTGTCGCTCTGCACGTCATCAAACCGGAGTTTGATCCTTCGTGGCGTATGGTTAGCGAGTATGCGATTGGGAGTAATGGCTGGGTCATGAGTATCGCGTTTCTTTCCTTATCGATTAGCTGTGCCGCCCTATTCATCGCGATCCGGTCGCAAATAAGGACTACCGGCGGTTATATCGGTCTGACTTTACTGTTGATTAGTGCCGCCGCTATTGCCTGTGCAGCATTCTTTACCATTGATCCCATAACGGCAAGCAAAGATGCCTTGACAACACATGGCAATCTTCATGGTTTAGCGTCTATGGTCGGCAACCCCGGCCTTACAATTGCTGCTATACTTATTAGCCGGAGTTTGATTCGCGAGCAATCTTGGTCCCCGGCACGGCGATCGCTTCTATGGATGTCCAACCTAATTTGGATATGCTTACTGTTGATGCTATTGACTTTAGCCGTTACGCTTCTGCAAAGCGGAGGTAAATTCGGTCCGAACGTGTTAATCGGATGGCCCAATCGGCTTCTAATGGCAGCATATTGTGCATGGCTGATGTCGGTGGCTTGGCACGCGTTAAAGTTGCAGCAAAGATCCTAA
- a CDS encoding nucleotide exchange factor GrpE — protein MWFGKRFDAVRADLQDFRSSLERSAAEADGQLKGIGEQGSKLARLTYKNGKDTTDKLERLSILLERQESGWKVAFEQEQELREQNAAALQSAAGAMIGWLDDLDAIIAGRSRQETAHTDGWEQLTRHWQEQMLGQLSLLGYKEIQVLGSMFDPTLCEAVGTVPYSPDSPSIFPYQIKSVLRRGYRLDDGSLFRKAQVITISKEGMK, from the coding sequence ATGTGGTTCGGCAAACGTTTTGATGCTGTGCGGGCAGATCTGCAGGATTTTCGAAGTTCTTTAGAGCGCTCGGCCGCAGAAGCGGATGGACAATTGAAGGGCATTGGCGAGCAGGGCAGCAAACTGGCCCGGCTTACTTATAAGAATGGAAAAGATACAACCGACAAGTTGGAACGCCTGAGCATTCTGCTGGAGCGGCAGGAGTCAGGATGGAAAGTCGCTTTCGAGCAGGAGCAAGAACTGCGGGAGCAGAACGCTGCAGCGCTGCAATCTGCGGCTGGAGCCATGATCGGCTGGCTTGATGATCTGGACGCCATCATAGCCGGGCGGAGCAGGCAGGAAACCGCCCATACTGATGGCTGGGAGCAGTTGACACGGCACTGGCAGGAGCAGATGCTCGGCCAATTGTCCCTGTTGGGCTACAAGGAAATTCAGGTGCTGGGCAGCATGTTCGATCCCACCTTATGTGAGGCGGTTGGCACGGTTCCCTACTCGCCGGATTCCCCTTCCATCTTTCCCTACCAGATTAAGTCCGTCTTAAGAAGAGGTTATCGGTTGGACGATGGTAGCCTGTTTCGCAAAGCGCAAGTAATTACGATATCCAAGGAGGGTATGAAATGA
- a CDS encoding DUF998 domain-containing protein: MSTVWKKRLLKLGIIVPISLNGVATVDALTRSEFNPIRHWISHQSLGERGWLGTWNLLLSGTLILVFSIVLKLTLESGKSAVWGSIFMGTFGLGLLIAALFPIDPGLNWPPGLPASRSVSGQIHDIGGALVFGSLIAVCLVLSSKFKESSDWIRWRVYSILSALVVFASFVLCSIFVALDFSNVMPSAPSGLFERISMAVGCLWIVLLTLRLLGNKESTN; encoded by the coding sequence ATGTCTACCGTGTGGAAAAAAAGATTGTTGAAGTTAGGCATTATCGTCCCGATTTCCCTGAATGGTGTTGCTACCGTTGACGCATTAACGAGATCAGAATTTAATCCAATACGCCATTGGATCAGCCATCAGAGTCTGGGCGAGCGAGGCTGGCTTGGGACATGGAATTTGCTTCTCTCCGGAACGTTGATTCTAGTTTTTTCCATCGTGCTAAAACTAACTCTTGAGTCAGGCAAAAGCGCGGTGTGGGGCTCCATTTTTATGGGTACGTTCGGATTAGGATTGCTTATAGCTGCCTTGTTCCCCATAGATCCTGGGCTGAATTGGCCTCCCGGTTTACCCGCTAGCCGCAGCGTATCAGGCCAGATTCACGATATTGGAGGAGCACTGGTATTTGGTTCATTAATTGCCGTTTGCCTTGTCCTGTCAAGTAAATTCAAGGAAAGCTCTGATTGGATAAGATGGAGAGTTTATTCCATTCTCTCGGCACTCGTCGTTTTCGCTTCTTTTGTCCTATGCAGCATTTTTGTTGCCTTGGACTTCTCCAATGTGATGCCCAGTGCGCCAAGCGGTCTCTTTGAACGGATTTCTATGGCTGTAGGGTGCCTCTGGATCGTGCTCCTAACACTTCGTCTACTAGGTAACAAGGAATCGACAAACTAA
- a CDS encoding SbcC/MukB-like Walker B domain-containing protein has translation MYEFVNINKDRLGNEVQQILNVVESNLREYVLQLEYLSSGRIHITSNRDRLNPLPPSALLEELIQQRDEQRILLTQKDRELYEEIIIGSVGKAIQKRIHRAKDWVLQMDSLMNLRDTSSGLKLSLSWEPKKAETETEIPTDALVELLLRDAHQMDDDEIDQVVEHFRTRILKAKVNAEEEQGMLRYYLNEILDYRSWFEFRLYFRKGEQTGYKELTDSKFNVLSGGEKAMAMYIPLFAATFSRYSDARDEAPKIISLDEAFAGVDDANMRDMFQLLTEMGFDYIMTSQVLWGCYDTVPRLAIYEIYRPKDIRVVTLFHYRWNGKSKVLVEPELSLSK, from the coding sequence ATGTATGAGTTTGTTAATATTAACAAAGATAGATTAGGAAACGAAGTTCAGCAAATATTAAATGTAGTCGAGAGTAATTTGCGCGAATATGTGTTGCAACTGGAGTATTTGTCATCTGGTCGCATACATATTACTTCAAACCGAGATCGGTTAAATCCCTTACCTCCATCTGCATTGTTGGAGGAGTTAATTCAACAAAGAGATGAGCAACGTATATTATTAACACAAAAAGACAGGGAGCTTTATGAAGAAATAATTATTGGAAGTGTAGGTAAAGCAATCCAAAAAAGAATTCATCGTGCGAAAGATTGGGTTCTTCAAATGGATAGTTTAATGAACCTCCGTGATACTTCGAGTGGCTTAAAGTTATCGCTCAGTTGGGAGCCTAAAAAAGCAGAAACTGAAACGGAGATCCCTACAGATGCTCTAGTTGAATTACTATTAAGGGATGCTCATCAAATGGATGATGACGAGATTGATCAGGTTGTAGAGCATTTCCGCACTCGTATATTAAAAGCAAAAGTCAATGCTGAGGAAGAGCAAGGGATGTTAAGATATTATCTGAATGAAATACTGGACTACCGTTCTTGGTTCGAATTCAGATTATACTTCCGTAAAGGAGAACAAACCGGCTATAAGGAGCTTACGGATTCTAAGTTTAATGTGTTAAGCGGAGGGGAGAAAGCTATGGCTATGTATATTCCACTGTTCGCCGCCACATTTTCCAGATATAGTGATGCTCGTGATGAGGCTCCCAAAATTATATCATTAGACGAAGCTTTTGCCGGTGTAGATGATGCAAACATGCGCGATATGTTTCAGTTGTTAACAGAGATGGGCTTTGATTATATTATGACGTCTCAAGTATTGTGGGGCTGCTATGACACAGTACCACGATTGGCTATTTATGAAATATATCGTCCCAAGGATATTCGTGTAGTGACATTATTTCATTATCGCTGGAACGGTAAAAGTAAGGTTCTAGTTGAACCAGAACTTTCGTTGAGTAAATAG
- a CDS encoding small acid-soluble spore protein H: protein MNTQRAQEIAASPIMENVTYEGTQIYIQHVDENTDMARIYPLNQPEKEQTVPVRNLIEQ from the coding sequence ATGAATACACAAAGAGCTCAAGAGATTGCCGCTTCGCCGATTATGGAAAATGTGACCTATGAAGGGACGCAAATCTATATCCAGCATGTGGATGAAAACACCGATATGGCCAGAATCTATCCATTGAATCAGCCGGAAAAAGAGCAAACGGTCCCCGTCAGGAACCTGATCGAACAGTAA
- a CDS encoding Hsp70 family protein — translation MNQEHTSRPVVGIDLGTTNSAIGYIRGGKPKLIAATNGQSLLPSVVLIDPKGTVIVGQNAKDALVAMPDRSIAAVKRKMGSNEEIVLAGQTFTPEEISAFILKEMKRRADELYGEGEIEAVITVPAYFTDEQRRATKRAGELAGFMVERIINEPTAAALSFGLDHLQEDGNFLVYDLGGGTFDVSIVEMFSGVLEVKASSGDRMLGGEDFDWRLVNWFAEQILAEHGIDPRLDIRGKAMLKEEAERVKIALSTENTVSVSLPLVTVKDNHPVGLAVEVTRSQFVALIEDLIAQTMERMSEVIKDAELSVKDIDEVLLVGGSTRIPLVRDTISALLGIVPRSDVHPDEAVALGAAVQAGLKSGLLSESGLIATDVAPFSMGIAVLAEKSGGRTRPGEFSPIIGRNTVIPVTRSQKFYTSALGQTAVAIEVYQGEHEWVKYNHRLGEFMMEGIPENWKGQEAVEVTFRYNLNGILEVTARSVSSGEEMSITLQDALNRNNRREFEESVQRLQELWENVPQASEDDENLEDASLFDPEDWDLLSDIPGDLDELDENWDVSEDDEAPTMLHEDGKLLMQQARKTLAGMESGQQAKLIDTIQELEQALQEEDVDKLKHVMERVTDLLIDAEF, via the coding sequence ATGAACCAGGAACATACCAGCCGCCCTGTCGTAGGTATCGACCTAGGGACAACCAATTCGGCCATAGGTTACATACGCGGCGGCAAGCCGAAGCTTATCGCGGCGACAAACGGACAATCTCTGCTGCCTTCTGTTGTGCTGATTGATCCGAAAGGAACAGTCATCGTGGGGCAGAATGCCAAAGACGCGCTGGTGGCCATGCCGGACCGCTCCATTGCAGCGGTCAAAAGAAAAATGGGTTCTAATGAGGAGATCGTCCTGGCGGGTCAAACGTTCACCCCAGAGGAAATATCGGCTTTTATTCTCAAGGAGATGAAACGACGGGCCGATGAGTTGTACGGAGAAGGGGAAATAGAAGCTGTCATTACCGTACCGGCCTATTTCACCGATGAGCAGCGCAGGGCAACAAAGCGGGCCGGTGAACTGGCCGGCTTTATGGTCGAGCGCATTATCAACGAGCCCACGGCCGCGGCACTCTCCTTTGGTCTGGATCATCTGCAGGAGGACGGCAATTTTCTAGTATACGATCTGGGCGGCGGTACCTTTGATGTTTCTATCGTGGAGATGTTCAGCGGCGTGCTGGAAGTAAAGGCCTCTTCAGGCGACCGCATGTTAGGCGGGGAAGACTTCGATTGGCGGCTGGTGAACTGGTTCGCGGAGCAGATCCTTGCCGAGCATGGCATTGACCCACGTCTCGATATACGGGGCAAGGCGATGTTGAAGGAAGAGGCAGAGCGGGTTAAAATTGCCCTCAGTACCGAAAATACCGTCTCTGTTTCGTTGCCTCTCGTTACCGTAAAAGACAATCATCCGGTAGGATTGGCGGTGGAAGTAACCCGTTCACAGTTCGTCGCACTGATTGAAGATCTAATTGCCCAGACGATGGAACGGATGAGCGAGGTCATCAAGGATGCGGAACTGTCCGTCAAGGATATCGACGAGGTGCTGCTGGTCGGCGGCTCGACCCGTATTCCATTGGTCAGAGACACAATTTCCGCCTTGCTCGGCATCGTCCCCCGTTCCGATGTCCATCCGGATGAAGCTGTAGCGCTAGGCGCCGCCGTGCAGGCGGGCTTGAAATCCGGCTTGCTCTCAGAAAGCGGGCTGATTGCCACCGATGTGGCTCCCTTCTCCATGGGCATTGCCGTTCTTGCCGAAAAGTCCGGGGGAAGGACGCGTCCCGGAGAATTTTCGCCAATTATTGGTAGAAATACTGTGATTCCGGTAACACGTTCACAGAAATTTTATACTTCGGCTTTGGGCCAAACCGCAGTCGCAATCGAAGTTTACCAGGGCGAGCATGAATGGGTTAAGTATAATCACAGGCTAGGCGAATTTATGATGGAGGGTATTCCGGAAAATTGGAAAGGTCAGGAAGCGGTCGAAGTCACCTTCCGCTACAATCTGAACGGAATTCTGGAGGTAACGGCGCGCAGCGTTAGCTCCGGAGAGGAGATGTCCATTACACTGCAGGATGCTCTGAACCGCAATAACCGCCGGGAGTTTGAGGAAAGCGTCCAGCGGCTGCAGGAGCTGTGGGAGAATGTTCCTCAGGCCTCGGAAGATGATGAGAACCTTGAGGATGCCTCTTTATTTGATCCGGAAGACTGGGACTTGCTGTCGGATATTCCCGGCGATCTGGACGAGTTGGATGAAAATTGGGATGTGTCCGAAGACGATGAAGCGCCAACGATGCTGCACGAGGATGGCAAACTGCTGATGCAGCAGGCGCGCAAAACGTTGGCCGGTATGGAGTCAGGACAACAAGCAAAGCTGATTGACACCATTCAAGAGCTGGAACAGGCTTTGCAGGAAGAAGATGTGGACAAGCTAAAACATGTTATGGAACGTGTAACCGATCTACTCATTGATGCGGAGTTTTAA
- a CDS encoding TetR/AcrR family transcriptional regulator — translation MPRMGLDISVILLRAAEFVNEKGLDGISLGELAKQLNIRTPSLYNHIDSLAALKQKLAIYSLNRLYERMLQAAVGRTGDEAVYALSEAYVQFVRVNPGLYDAALRAPDPKDPELHLAQNQIVDLVVKILSFYNMQDDKVLHTVRGLRSILHGFASIESVGGFGLPLDLDVTFRMMIDTFLAGIHAQMKQESHK, via the coding sequence ATGCCTAGAATGGGGTTGGATATTTCGGTGATTCTGCTGAGAGCGGCCGAGTTTGTGAATGAGAAAGGACTCGACGGGATTTCGCTCGGCGAACTCGCCAAGCAGCTAAACATTCGAACGCCTTCGCTTTATAACCATATAGACAGCCTGGCAGCCTTGAAGCAGAAACTCGCGATTTACAGCCTGAACCGGCTGTATGAGCGAATGCTGCAGGCCGCGGTGGGCCGTACCGGCGATGAAGCCGTTTATGCCTTGAGCGAGGCATATGTGCAGTTTGTAAGAGTCAACCCGGGTTTATACGATGCGGCGCTGCGAGCCCCGGATCCGAAAGATCCCGAGCTTCATCTGGCCCAGAATCAAATCGTTGATTTGGTCGTGAAAATCTTAAGCTTTTATAATATGCAGGATGATAAAGTGCTGCATACCGTACGCGGTTTGCGGAGCATTCTCCACGGCTTTGCATCCATTGAAAGTGTGGGCGGGTTCGGACTGCCGCTGGATCTTGATGTAACGTTCAGAATGATGATCGATACGTTTCTGGCCGGCATTCATGCACAGATGAAGCAGGAATCGCATAAATAA
- a CDS encoding J domain-containing protein, with the protein MDKTSSAQRTGAGRSRKQGAPAPINHYKVLGVRVNATPKSIKEGYFAKVKEFPPERYPEEFQNIRMAYDTLRDPARRAEYDFTRKYGDSLDTIISNAADAFATGDYRLAEELYNKALEITPGHSGASISLSALYLAENKLSSFSKLWKQLESSITNPTEKIIAATIKSRILLDYDKYEKALSVMRALDKKHRAWRKMYIIDYADALIYNNLDTEAWKLFEETAEEMNDGMSELMDTEQVEDSFSFYIHWIIIMFELNKMQFWNKVKQRFRTFLRSLPADEDKELAVDKLLEQSMNLSESNAYKEALIFADLAYYVDPKNPEVLKQRSQAQEGNKLILEIDRLVKDKNMFPGIQIKTIQFFSEKLRMAFDEEEGEMADIFPPDFIDQASGLETTDAFMREDIRLLKRKYPHVYKAYQEHWNKLM; encoded by the coding sequence ATGGACAAAACATCATCGGCGCAAAGAACAGGAGCCGGGCGAAGCCGCAAACAAGGTGCTCCCGCCCCCATAAATCACTACAAGGTATTGGGCGTAAGGGTTAATGCTACGCCTAAATCGATCAAGGAAGGGTATTTCGCCAAGGTGAAGGAATTCCCCCCGGAACGTTATCCGGAGGAATTCCAGAACATTCGTATGGCATATGATACTTTGCGCGATCCCGCCAGACGCGCCGAATATGATTTCACCCGCAAATACGGTGATTCGCTGGATACCATAATTAGCAACGCTGCTGACGCCTTCGCTACAGGAGACTATCGGCTGGCGGAGGAATTGTACAATAAGGCGCTGGAAATCACTCCAGGCCATTCGGGGGCAAGCATCAGTCTGTCCGCATTGTATCTTGCCGAGAACAAGCTCAGCTCTTTTAGCAAGCTATGGAAACAGCTGGAATCATCCATTACCAATCCCACGGAAAAAATTATTGCCGCCACGATTAAAAGCCGCATCCTGCTGGATTATGATAAATATGAGAAGGCTCTGAGCGTTATGCGTGCGTTGGACAAAAAACACAGAGCCTGGCGCAAAATGTATATTATCGACTACGCCGATGCACTGATTTACAACAATCTTGATACGGAAGCCTGGAAGCTTTTCGAAGAAACGGCAGAGGAAATGAATGACGGCATGAGTGAACTCATGGATACAGAACAGGTTGAGGATTCATTCTCCTTCTATATCCATTGGATCATAATTATGTTTGAACTTAATAAAATGCAGTTCTGGAATAAGGTCAAGCAGCGCTTTCGCACCTTCCTGCGTTCCCTGCCCGCCGACGAAGATAAAGAACTGGCTGTGGACAAGCTGCTGGAGCAATCCATGAACCTTTCGGAAAGCAACGCCTATAAGGAAGCTTTGATTTTTGCTGATCTTGCTTATTATGTTGATCCCAAAAATCCGGAAGTGCTGAAGCAGCGCAGCCAAGCCCAGGAAGGAAACAAACTGATTCTGGAGATCGACCGTCTGGTCAAGGATAAGAATATGTTTCCGGGCATTCAGATAAAGACTATTCAATTCTTCAGTGAAAAACTCCGTATGGCGTTTGACGAGGAGGAAGGGGAGATGGCCGATATATTCCCTCCGGATTTCATCGATCAGGCAAGCGGCCTGGAGACAACAGACGCCTTTATGAGGGAAGATATCCGTCTGTTGAAACGCAAATATCCGCATGTGTACAAGGCTTATCAGGAGCATTGGAACAAGTTGATGTAA
- the nrdR gene encoding transcriptional regulator NrdR has translation MKCPYCDHTNTKVLDSRPANENKSIRRRRECERCSRRFTTFEMVEETPLIVIKKDGSREEFSRDKILRGLIRACEKRPVSVERLEVIVSEVEKSLRGIAVAEVDSQQIGELVMEQLYPVDEVAYVRFASVYRQFKDINMFMKELKALLSKNPSETDGL, from the coding sequence ATGAAATGCCCATACTGCGATCATACCAACACCAAAGTGCTCGATTCACGTCCAGCCAATGAAAATAAATCGATCCGCCGCAGGCGCGAGTGCGAGCGGTGCAGCCGGCGCTTCACCACATTTGAGATGGTGGAGGAGACTCCGCTGATCGTCATTAAAAAGGACGGCAGCCGCGAAGAGTTCAGCCGCGACAAAATACTGCGCGGCCTGATCCGCGCCTGCGAAAAACGCCCGGTATCCGTCGAACGGCTTGAAGTGATCGTCTCCGAGGTCGAGAAATCGCTGCGCGGCATTGCTGTAGCCGAGGTAGATAGCCAGCAGATCGGCGAACTTGTAATGGAGCAGCTCTATCCGGTGGATGAGGTCGCCTACGTCCGCTTCGCGTCCGTGTACCGCCAGTTCAAAGACATCAATATGTTTATGAAGGAACTGAAGGCGCTCCTGTCCAAAAATCCTTCGGAGACGGACGGACTGTAA
- a CDS encoding alpha/beta-type small acid-soluble spore protein, with translation MAQSSNGSSSSNNLIVPRANAALEQLKYEVAQELGITLSPDGYQGNKTSYENGSIGGYITKRLVTLAEQQLAGQFQ, from the coding sequence ATGGCCCAATCAAGCAATGGTAGCTCCAGCTCCAATAACCTTATCGTACCAAGAGCCAATGCTGCATTGGAGCAACTGAAATATGAAGTTGCCCAAGAACTTGGTATCACTCTTTCTCCTGATGGATATCAAGGCAATAAAACTTCTTACGAAAACGGTTCGATCGGAGGTTACATCACGAAACGTCTTGTAACTCTGGCTGAACAACAACTGGCAGGTCAATTCCAATAA
- a CDS encoding calcium-binding protein yields the protein MEKKSNGWYYLKDHVQFPFKANCNQAMLKSPLKSGKQVNVLRMAPESESAQEETEDGLIGWS from the coding sequence ATTGAGAAAAAAAGCAATGGCTGGTATTATTTAAAGGACCATGTCCAGTTTCCTTTTAAGGCGAATTGCAATCAAGCAATGCTCAAATCTCCGCTTAAGAGCGGGAAGCAGGTCAACGTTCTGCGGATGGCTCCTGAAAGTGAATCGGCCCAAGAGGAAACCGAAGACGGACTTATTGGGTGGAGCTAG
- a CDS encoding DUF1801 domain-containing protein: MNQEVTDFINNVNQPWQAIVGNQLRQIVHDSIPDVEERIQYRKPHFLNNGKYAAVISTAKETVSFTIFNAANLKLPEGLFEGPSERKTIKIRDGQTVDFELLTKLLKQASSTL; encoded by the coding sequence ATGAACCAAGAAGTCACCGACTTTATTAACAATGTAAATCAACCGTGGCAAGCGATTGTTGGCAACCAGCTTCGACAGATTGTACACGATTCGATTCCCGATGTAGAGGAGCGGATCCAATACCGCAAACCTCATTTTTTGAATAACGGCAAGTATGCAGCTGTGATCTCGACGGCAAAGGAAACAGTAAGTTTTACGATCTTTAACGCCGCAAATCTCAAATTGCCAGAAGGTTTGTTTGAAGGCCCTTCCGAAAGAAAGACAATCAAAATCCGTGATGGCCAGACGGTTGATTTCGAACTGTTGACAAAGCTTTTAAAGCAAGCATCCAGTACCTTGTAA
- a CDS encoding TIGR02679 domain-containing protein — MEIGFRKTAKQYYSDPHLEKLLAAVFKKYQGQGGVRGNAKMVVGSFAEASRLQRFFGSKVERIIRPNTILEVPLSLFTEDIMRGHQLTIPDLYELLYDIPLLTKKEDKQLKERQWIDLFERIATRFTQETQLDLFNGQFSAVTYDWFGRLREGKALGYQIAKTVIRNGGDAENDLFYCAKALWRLLVEKNKLKNELNTDAEYIFIPIFADKITKNPHFFDVKFPSGRLFLAALCDMYNIKVESGEVAINENLINMDFMKDRQIYRHFGLMDDSLSSISHVFASGFVDGASPRTLNLHEIETRNYWPEYTEIYLFENPAVFSYLVLETIQFFKKNGFSYNHFSNVFPPLICTSGQARSATKFFIRKCLEVNPDCKIYYSGDFDLHGIQMLHKMEELVQKKVVQHFMDVATYRRFLDPDSLPMSFQDRKLLRKMRGDQLAQAMAEAGIKVYQESTVADLKEEWINSIAGLVQQLSDSF, encoded by the coding sequence ATGGAGATTGGATTTCGTAAAACAGCCAAGCAGTATTACAGCGATCCGCATCTTGAGAAACTCCTTGCTGCTGTTTTCAAAAAATATCAGGGGCAAGGTGGGGTGCGCGGGAATGCCAAAATGGTAGTGGGTTCATTTGCAGAGGCTAGCCGCTTACAAAGGTTTTTCGGCAGTAAAGTAGAGAGAATAATCCGGCCTAATACTATCCTTGAAGTACCACTATCTTTGTTTACAGAAGATATTATGCGTGGGCATCAGCTTACCATCCCAGACTTGTATGAATTATTATACGATATCCCTCTTTTGACTAAAAAAGAGGATAAACAGCTTAAAGAACGTCAATGGATAGATTTGTTTGAGCGTATAGCAACACGATTTACTCAGGAAACCCAACTTGATTTATTTAACGGACAATTTAGTGCGGTGACATATGATTGGTTCGGCCGATTAAGAGAGGGTAAGGCGCTGGGATACCAAATAGCAAAAACTGTGATCCGTAATGGTGGAGATGCTGAAAATGATCTTTTCTACTGTGCAAAGGCTTTGTGGAGGTTACTCGTTGAGAAAAATAAATTAAAGAATGAGTTGAATACTGATGCGGAGTATATTTTCATTCCAATATTCGCTGATAAGATCACCAAAAATCCTCATTTCTTTGATGTGAAATTTCCAAGTGGAAGACTGTTTTTAGCTGCATTATGTGACATGTACAATATCAAAGTTGAATCTGGAGAAGTTGCCATCAACGAAAACTTGATCAATATGGATTTTATGAAAGATCGGCAAATCTACAGGCACTTTGGGCTTATGGATGATAGTCTCAGCTCCATTTCACATGTGTTTGCTTCAGGATTTGTTGATGGTGCTTCCCCGAGAACATTAAATCTGCACGAAATTGAGACAAGGAATTATTGGCCCGAATATACTGAAATATATCTTTTTGAAAATCCAGCAGTATTTTCTTACTTGGTGTTAGAAACAATTCAATTTTTTAAGAAGAATGGCTTTTCATATAATCATTTCTCTAATGTCTTTCCTCCTCTTATTTGTACATCTGGGCAGGCACGAAGTGCGACCAAGTTCTTTATTAGAAAATGTCTAGAGGTTAATCCTGATTGCAAAATCTATTACTCTGGTGATTTTGATCTTCATGGTATTCAGATGTTGCATAAAATGGAAGAACTAGTTCAAAAAAAAGTTGTTCAGCATTTTATGGATGTAGCAACGTACAGGAGATTCTTAGATCCTGATAGCTTGCCCATGTCTTTTCAAGATAGAAAGCTTCTTCGCAAGATGCGTGGAGATCAATTAGCTCAGGCAATGGCCGAGGCGGGGATTAAGGTGTATCAGGAATCTACTGTAGCTGATTTGAAAGAGGAATGGATAAATTCGATAGCCGGACTTGTGCAACAGCTTTCCGATTCATTTTAA
- a CDS encoding MarR family transcriptional regulator has product MSSKLSALTPIQMELLAALRQNSTNTILFHTSIAESYGLNATDHKCLDHIIRNGPLTAGQITEYTGLTTGAVTGIINRLEKAGYVRREKDPEDKRKVLVHKVPSKLQHIDAKFESALGDTIQILCKYSDEELSIILDFINRCNTMVQSHMAK; this is encoded by the coding sequence ATGTCAAGCAAACTTTCTGCCCTAACCCCAATTCAAATGGAGCTTCTTGCAGCTTTACGCCAAAACAGCACAAATACCATACTGTTTCACACATCCATTGCGGAATCGTACGGTCTTAACGCTACAGATCATAAATGTTTGGATCACATTATCCGAAACGGCCCTCTCACGGCAGGACAAATTACAGAGTATACTGGGTTGACAACTGGTGCTGTGACCGGAATAATCAATCGGCTGGAGAAGGCTGGATATGTGAGGCGGGAGAAGGACCCGGAGGATAAAAGAAAAGTCCTTGTTCACAAAGTTCCATCAAAATTACAACATATTGACGCCAAATTTGAATCGGCCTTGGGCGATACAATTCAAATTTTATGCAAATATTCGGATGAAGAATTATCCATCATCTTGGATTTTATCAATCGGTGCAATACTATGGTACAATCCCATATGGCAAAGTAA